DNA sequence from the Cellulophaga sp. HaHaR_3_176 genome:
AAATACATGCTGATAAAAAAGAAGGAACAGAGATTATCTGGAAAAACGTAAAAATTATTACTGATAGTGTTTCTAAATACAGTAGAAAATCACCTATCAAACCTATAAACACAAAAAACCAATTAACTATTGATGAGAGAAAAAAAGGTTGGAAATTATTGTGGGATGGTGAAACTACTAATGGATGGCATGGTGCTAAGCTTGATAAGTTCCCAGAAACTGGCTGGAAAATTGAAGATGGAATTTTAAGTGTTTTAGCTTCTGGTGGCGGAGAATCTACTGCTGGCGGAGATATTGTTACAAATGAATTGTATGCTGATTTTGAACTAACTGTTGATTTTAAATTAACACCTGGTGCAAATAGCGGTATAAAGTATTATGTAGATACCGAATTAAATAAAGGTGATGGTTCATCTATTGGTTTAGAATACCAAATTTTAGATGATGCCTTACACCCTGACGCAAAGCTTGGTAATCATGATGGTAGTAGAACAGTATCTTCTTTATATGATTTAATACAAGCTGATACTAATAAGCCTATTCACCCAATTGGAGAATGGAATACTGCTTACATCATATCTAAAGACAACCATGTTGAACATTGGTTGAATGATGTAAAGGTTTTAGAGTACGAAAGAAATAGTGATGAATACTTGAAATTAGTATCTGAAAGTAAATATGAAAAATGGCCAAATTTTGGCGGTTTGGAAAAAGGGCAAATATTATTACAAGATCATGGTGATTTAGTATCCTTTAAAAATGTAAAAATTCGTCCAATTAATACTATAAATGAATAAGAAGATGGGGTCAAACAGAAGAGATTTTATAAGAAAAACAGCCATTGGAGCTGTAGGAGTTACTTTAGGAAGCCATAGCGTAAATGCAATGTCTGCAAAAAGCTACTCTAAAATAATAGGTTCTAATGACAGAATACATGTAGCTATTCAAGGTTTAGGAAGACGTTACAATGCCTATATATCAGCTATGGGCGATAAAAAAAATAACATTGAACTTACCTACTTATGTGATGTCATGAAAAGTCAGCGTGATAAAGCTGCTATTAATGTTTCTAATTCAATTGGCGCTAAACCAAAATTAGAGAATGACATCAGAAACATCATTAATGATAAAAATGTTGATGCTATTTTTATGGCAACTCCTGATCATTGGCATGCACCAGGCGCATGTATGGCTATGCAAGCAGGTAAACATGTTTTTTTAGAAAAACCATGTAGTCACAACCCTGAAGAAGGAGAGTTACTTGTTGCATATCAGAAAAAATACAATAAAGTAGTGCAAATGGGGAACCAACAACGTTCTTCTTTACAGTCTCAAGAAATTATTAAAGATATACACAATGGTGTTATCGGTGATGCATATAAAGCAATTGCTTTTTACACAAGCAAAAGAGGCGCTGTTCCACATCAAGTAAAAGCGAACCCTCCTGAGGGTTTAGATTGGGATTTATTTCAAGGTCCTGCTCCAAGAAGAGAGTATACAGACAATACTTGGGATTATAACTGGCACTGGTATGGTTGGGACTATGGTACTGCCGAAATGGGAAATAATGCAACACATGAATTAGATATTGCACGCTGGGCTTTAGATGTAGAATATCCTGAGCACGTAGATATCAACGCAGGAAAATTCCAATTTAAAGATGATGGTTGGGAAATGTATGATACTATGGAGGCTACTTTCAAATTCGCAGATAAAAAAACAATCCAATGGGATGGTCGTAGCCGTAACGGATATGATAAATATGGTGCAGGTAGAGGTACAATTGTATACGGATCAGAAGGGTCTGCTAAAATAGATCGTGATGGATACCGCTTATACAACCTTAGAGGTGAATTAATAAGAGAAAATGTTGTACCTGGTATAGAAGATGGAAATGCACTAGGTGGTGGTGGACAGCTTTCTGCTGCACATACGGTAAACTTTTTTGATGCTATAAGAGGAAAAGCAGAATTAACTTCTCCTATCGATCAAGGTGCTATAAGCCAAATGCTTACTCACTATGCAAATATCGCCTATCGAATTGATAATTCTTTTGAGGTTGATGAAACCACAGGACGTATATTTAATAGAGAAGCTATGAAATTATGGTCTAGAACTTACGAACCAGGATGGGAGATAAAATCAGTATAAGTTTTTCAATTTAAAAATCTTACATTACCTATTACAACTATTAAAAGTTTGACATGAAAAGAAGAGAATTTATAATCAAAGGTTCTGTTGCATCAGCAGCTTTAACAACATCTGCAGTAGCTTTAGGAAACGTTTTTGATTTTAAAAATGCAAATGACACTTTAAATATTGGCGTTATAGGTACTGGTGACAGAGGAACTGGAATGATATCTAATATCAATAAAATTGATAAATTTAATGTTAGTGCATGTTGCGACGTTTTACCTTTTAGATTAGAACAAGGCTTAAATGCCGTAAAAGGAAAAGCAAAAGGATATGATGACTATCGTAGATTATTAGATAATAAAGCTATTGATGCCATTCTAGTTTCCACACCTTTTAATACACATTCTCAAATTGCTATTGATGCATTAGATGCTGGTAAGCATGTTTATTGCGAGAAAACAATGGCAAAAGGTTATGATGGTATTGACAAATTGACACAAAAAGTTAACCAAGCCAATACTACATTTCAAACGGGTCATCAATACCATAGTTCTAGGCTTTATACCCATGTGGTTGATTTAATAAGAAATGGAAAAATTGGAAAAATTGCCTCATTTGAATGCCAATGGAACCGCCATGGAGACTGGAGACGCATGGTGCCAAAACCAGACCTTGAAAGAGCTTTAAACTGGCGTATGTATCGCGAATATTCAGGAGGGCTATTAGCTGAACTTTGCTCGCATCAAATAGATTTTGCAAATTGGGTTTTAGGTGAAGTACCACACCAAGTTATGGGTGCTGGTGGTGTAGACTATTGGAAAGATGGTCGTGAAACTTTTGATAATATTCACTTAATTTATAGCTACCCTAGTGGTGTAAAAGCAACATTTACTTGTTTAACTAGTAATGCTAAAGATGGATATAAAATTAGAGTTAAAGGAGACAAAGGGTCGATTATTTTAGAATATTCAAAAGCTTGGTTTTATCCAGAAGGAAATGAAAAAAAAGAAATAGGCGTTTTGGATGGTGTTTCTGGAGCAACTATTAAATGGGAAGAAGGTTTAGGCATTCCTATTACTATGGAACATCTTGAGCCAAGTGAACAAGCTTTAATTGATTTTAGAGATAGTATTATTTCTAATAAAAAGCCAATTTCCGATATCGTAACAGGTGCCAATACAGCTATCTGCATACAAATGGGGTTAGATGCCATGTACAAAAATGCCATCATTACTAACCCTAGTTTATAATTATTTTATTACAAATACTATGAAAAAGCATATTGTTTTTCTTCTATTTATTGCATTTATTACAAAAATTCAAGCACAAAACAATAGCGGTAACGTTGAGCTAGAAACGACTCTAATTAGTCCAAAAAAAATCACCAAACTAAGTGAAGGATCTTATCTAATAGATTTTGGAAAAGCTTTTTTTGGCACAGTTCAATTAGAAAGTAAAAAAGCTCAAAACGATTCACTAGTTTTTCATTTAGGTGAAAAATTAGATAACCAGAATAAAGTAGACAGAAACCCAGGAGGCACAATTCGATATCAAAAAGTAGTTTTAAATGGGTTATCTGCAAATAAGAATAATACGCTAACGCTTAGTCCAGATAAAAGAAATACAAGTGGAGCCGCCATACTACTCCCTGAATCTATCGGAGTAATTATGCCTTTTAGATATTGTGAAATAGAGAATTTAAATATCCCCATTGAAGAAATTCAATTCTCTCAAAAAGCAATTCATAATAGATTTAATGATAACGCTAGTGATTTTACATCATCAAATAAGGTTCTAGACTCTATTTGGGATCTTTGCAAGCACACTATAAAAGCTACTAGCTTTACAGGTTATTACGTTGATGGTGATCGTGAAAGAATCCCCTACGAAGCTGATGCTTACATCAATCAATTAAGTCATTATAGCGTAGATAGCGTTTATACTATAGGTCGTAGAACTAACGAGTATTTTATTGATAACCCAACATGGCCAACTGAATGGTTGTTACATACTGTTTTAATGTTTTATACCGATTATATGTATACTGGAGATTTAACACCTTTAGAAGAGCATTATGAGAATCTTAAATTAAAAACTTTAATGGATTTAGAGCGAGAAGATGGTTTAATAAGCTCATCATCTCCAAACCTTAATAGGGAATTAATTAAACGATTAGGTTTTAAAAAACCAGATACCAAAATAAAAGATATTATAGATTGGCCTCCTGCTCAAAAAGATACGGGCTGGAAATTGGCAACTGCTGAAGGAGAAAGAGATGGATATGAAATTGTACCTGTAAATACCGTTGTAAATTCTTTTTACTATTACAACTTAAAACTAATGACTGAAATTGCTGGTTTTCTTGACAAAAAAGAAGATGTTATATTCTTTAAAAATAAAGCAGCGGCTGTAAAAAATGTAATCAATACCAAGTTATTTGATGCTGAAAAAGGATATTATATTGATGGAG
Encoded proteins:
- a CDS encoding DUF1080 domain-containing protein, with amino-acid sequence MKNSIFLNKLILLSVATLFFNCKNEPKDDTPWISLFDGETLNGWNQKGGVAKYSVRDGAIVGSTIHDTPNSFLTSDKMYGDFILELDYKVDSSMNSGIQIRSNSFPNYRDGRVHGYQVEIDPSDRAWSGGIYDESRRGWLNPLDGNPDAQKAFKQNDWNHYRIEAIGDTLKTWVNDVPAAFLIDGKTDSGFICLQVHEIHADKKEGTEIIWKNVKIITDSVSKYSRKSPIKPINTKNQLTIDERKKGWKLLWDGETTNGWHGAKLDKFPETGWKIEDGILSVLASGGGESTAGGDIVTNELYADFELTVDFKLTPGANSGIKYYVDTELNKGDGSSIGLEYQILDDALHPDAKLGNHDGSRTVSSLYDLIQADTNKPIHPIGEWNTAYIISKDNHVEHWLNDVKVLEYERNSDEYLKLVSESKYEKWPNFGGLEKGQILLQDHGDLVSFKNVKIRPINTINE
- a CDS encoding Gfo/Idh/MocA family protein, with product MNKKMGSNRRDFIRKTAIGAVGVTLGSHSVNAMSAKSYSKIIGSNDRIHVAIQGLGRRYNAYISAMGDKKNNIELTYLCDVMKSQRDKAAINVSNSIGAKPKLENDIRNIINDKNVDAIFMATPDHWHAPGACMAMQAGKHVFLEKPCSHNPEEGELLVAYQKKYNKVVQMGNQQRSSLQSQEIIKDIHNGVIGDAYKAIAFYTSKRGAVPHQVKANPPEGLDWDLFQGPAPRREYTDNTWDYNWHWYGWDYGTAEMGNNATHELDIARWALDVEYPEHVDINAGKFQFKDDGWEMYDTMEATFKFADKKTIQWDGRSRNGYDKYGAGRGTIVYGSEGSAKIDRDGYRLYNLRGELIRENVVPGIEDGNALGGGGQLSAAHTVNFFDAIRGKAELTSPIDQGAISQMLTHYANIAYRIDNSFEVDETTGRIFNREAMKLWSRTYEPGWEIKSV
- a CDS encoding Gfo/Idh/MocA family protein; the encoded protein is MKRREFIIKGSVASAALTTSAVALGNVFDFKNANDTLNIGVIGTGDRGTGMISNINKIDKFNVSACCDVLPFRLEQGLNAVKGKAKGYDDYRRLLDNKAIDAILVSTPFNTHSQIAIDALDAGKHVYCEKTMAKGYDGIDKLTQKVNQANTTFQTGHQYHSSRLYTHVVDLIRNGKIGKIASFECQWNRHGDWRRMVPKPDLERALNWRMYREYSGGLLAELCSHQIDFANWVLGEVPHQVMGAGGVDYWKDGRETFDNIHLIYSYPSGVKATFTCLTSNAKDGYKIRVKGDKGSIILEYSKAWFYPEGNEKKEIGVLDGVSGATIKWEEGLGIPITMEHLEPSEQALIDFRDSIISNKKPISDIVTGANTAICIQMGLDAMYKNAIITNPSL
- a CDS encoding family 78 glycoside hydrolase catalytic domain; the protein is MKKHIVFLLFIAFITKIQAQNNSGNVELETTLISPKKITKLSEGSYLIDFGKAFFGTVQLESKKAQNDSLVFHLGEKLDNQNKVDRNPGGTIRYQKVVLNGLSANKNNTLTLSPDKRNTSGAAILLPESIGVIMPFRYCEIENLNIPIEEIQFSQKAIHNRFNDNASDFTSSNKVLDSIWDLCKHTIKATSFTGYYVDGDRERIPYEADAYINQLSHYSVDSVYTIGRRTNEYFIDNPTWPTEWLLHTVLMFYTDYMYTGDLTPLEEHYENLKLKTLMDLEREDGLISSSSPNLNRELIKRLGFKKPDTKIKDIIDWPPAQKDTGWKLATAEGERDGYEIVPVNTVVNSFYYYNLKLMTEIAGFLDKKEDVIFFKNKAAAVKNVINTKLFDAEKGYYIDGENSTHASLHGNMLPLAFDLVPDEHIKSVTSFVKTRGMACSVYGAQYLLEGLFKNGEAQYGFDLITETEGDRNWWNMIEVGATMTMEAWDVKYKPNSDWNHAWGTAPLNIITRYMWGVKPKTAGFKIAEIKPQLAELSHTTIKVPTKNGIISGTYEKDEKSELYTIEIPEGITAEFTLPSNQKKGLLNGKKIKNNKTVIILNSGINKIQLKQ